From the genome of Raphanus sativus cultivar WK10039 unplaced genomic scaffold, ASM80110v3 Scaffold3363, whole genome shotgun sequence:
TCTTGGAACAATGATGTATGTTAATGTTATAAAAGGATAGCCAAATTTCATTGGTATTATAAAGCCATAAACTAGAAGAagcaacaacaaaagaaaatcaaaaaacaatttcatcaaaaaaaaaaacaaaagcaatgAATCATGTTGCTTATTAAAGAAACAACTTAAAATTAGTAGTAGGGCGTTTTGTAgacgtatggtggtggtggagacttgtagtTTATTTTGGGGGAAGGAGAGTAatatggtggaggtggtggggaGTTGTAgacgtatggtggtggtggagacttgtaatCAACCTTCGGCGAAGGAGAAtagtatggtggaggtggtggggaGCTGTATACATATGgcggtggtggagacttgtatTCGGGCTTCGGGgaaggagagtagtatggtggaggtggtggtgagCTGTAgacgtatggtggtggtggagacttgtagtTTACCTTCGGGAAAGGAGAGTAATATAGTGGAGGTGGTGGGGAGCTGTAgacgtatggtggtggtggagacttgtagtTTACTTTTGGGgaaggagagtagtatggtggaggtggtggggaATTGTAGACGTATGgcggtggtggagacttgtatTCAACTTTTGGGGAtggagagtagtatggtggaggtgATGGGGAGCTGTAGACgtatggaggtggtggagacttgtaatCTACCTTTGGAAaaggagagtagtatggtggaggtggtggagagttGTAGACatatggaggtggtggagacttgtactCTACCTTCGGGgaaggagagtagtatggtggaggtggtggggaGTTGTATACGTATGGCGGTGGTGGAGATTTGTAGTCAACTTTTGGAgaaggagagtagtatggtggaggtggtggggaGCTGTATACGTATCGCGGTGGTGGAGATTTGTAGTCAACTTTTGGGgaaggagagtagtatggtggaggtggtggggaGCTGTAGACGTATGGgggtggtggagacttgtactCTACCTTCGGAGAgggagagtagtatggtggaggtggtggggagctgtagacatatggtggtggtggagacttgtagtCAACTTTTGGGGAAGGAGAGTAGTATG
Proteins encoded in this window:
- the LOC130494467 gene encoding extensin-2-like isoform X6 produces the protein MARMRSPKIMGLGHCIVYVVVFTAIVAAAYPYESPPTTQKYSPVHKPKCPKYTPHPKPYTYNSPPPPSYYSTSPKVDYKSPPPPYVYSSPPPPPYYSPSPKVEYKSPPPPYVYSSPPPPPYYSPSPKVEYKSPPPPYVYSSPPPPPYYSPSPKVDYKSPPPPYYKSPPPPYVYSSPPPPPYYSPSPKVDYKSPPPPYVYSSPPPPSYYSPSPKVDYKSPPPPYVYSSPPPPPYYSPSPKVEYKSPPPPYVYSSPPPPPYYSPSPKVDYKSPPPRYVYSSPPPPPYYSPSPKVDYKSPPPPYVYNSPPPPPYYSPSPKVEYKSPPPPYVYNSPPPPPYYSPFPKVDYKSPPPPYVYSSPSPPPYYSPSPKVEYKSPPPPYVYNSPPPPPYYSPSPKVNYKSPPPPYVYSSPPPPLYYSPFPKVNYKSPPPPYVYSSPPPPPYYSPSPKPEYKSPPPPYVYSSPPPPPYYSPSPKVDYKSPPPPYVYNSPPPPPYYSPSPKINYKSPPPPYVYKTPYY